From the Chitinophaga lutea genome, one window contains:
- a CDS encoding FecR family protein — MDTAYFLEILQKYREGTASPEEEQFLLASYEAFESQPDIVALLTDAERERLKSTMHAGIMEQIARHEGVPARPRRAWLKAAAAAAVLAGGVATILLWPGKEPAAPAITANQQNIQPEHENNFIALPDGSSVLVSAGSRLQYPASFEGGKREVYLEGKALFTVQQQSSRPFIVHTGALQTTVLGTTFEINAPATGDITVTVLNGRVQVASETTTLGVLSANEQMIYNTASRAHQQLQLATPPQPAWQQQDLLFDDVTLRQAAGLLEERFDVHISIPDETLQQQRFTTTFAREESLEQVLKSICDFNHAAYKKDKENNTIIIYRP; from the coding sequence ATGGACACCGCCTATTTTCTGGAAATTCTCCAAAAATACCGGGAGGGCACCGCCTCCCCGGAAGAAGAACAATTCCTGCTTGCCAGCTACGAAGCATTCGAATCGCAGCCCGACATCGTGGCGCTGCTGACGGATGCGGAAAGGGAACGCCTCAAAAGCACCATGCATGCCGGCATCATGGAACAGATCGCGCGCCACGAAGGCGTACCGGCCAGACCGCGACGCGCCTGGCTGAAAGCAGCGGCAGCGGCGGCCGTGCTGGCAGGCGGCGTGGCTACCATATTGCTCTGGCCCGGCAAGGAACCTGCGGCGCCGGCAATTACCGCCAACCAGCAAAACATCCAGCCGGAACATGAGAATAATTTCATCGCCCTGCCCGACGGCAGCAGCGTGCTGGTGAGCGCGGGCAGCCGTTTACAATACCCGGCCAGTTTCGAGGGCGGCAAACGCGAGGTATACCTCGAAGGGAAAGCCCTCTTCACCGTGCAGCAGCAGTCTTCCCGGCCATTCATCGTGCATACCGGCGCGCTGCAAACCACGGTACTGGGCACCACCTTTGAAATCAACGCACCGGCCACGGGCGATATCACGGTGACCGTACTGAACGGCCGCGTACAGGTGGCCAGCGAAACAACAACGCTCGGCGTACTGTCTGCCAACGAACAGATGATCTACAACACGGCCAGCCGCGCCCACCAGCAGCTGCAACTGGCCACCCCGCCGCAGCCCGCCTGGCAGCAGCAGGACCTGCTGTTCGACGACGTGACGCTGCGCCAGGCCGCCGGCCTCCTCGAGGAACGATTTGACGTACACATTTCCATACCAGACGAAACACTGCAACAGCAACGGTTTACCACCACCTTCGCCAGGGAGGAAAGCCTGGAACAGGTGCTCAAAAGCATCTGCGATTTTAATCACGCAGCATACAAAAAAGACAAGGAGAACAACACGATTATCATTTACAGGCCGTAG
- a CDS encoding SusC/RagA family TonB-linked outer membrane protein codes for MRISFLAFFLVVLSVQLLPAASASAQRLRDQVVQLPLKDESLLGAFKKIESQTGFRFMYRKSDVRHILHLNMPAGQQYLADVLEHLLAPNALTFRQVDNRILIEPAATIKPAAAAADSTTSVTGRVTGDDGNPVIGATVIVKGTRKGAITNEDGQFTIREVREKAVLVVTSLGYRQMEFPVNDRAYLSLQLPLQSGGARLNEVVVVGYGTQQKREISGSIGKVGALKPEENIVSNSISALQGRVAGLQITNTSAEPGRMPHFSIRGVQTTQSNYTGSGNNPLIVVDGLVIDAGPEGENANFSMFNLNPQDIASIEVLKDAASAAIYGARGAQGVIMITTKKGTFGAKPVVTINSYAGTTRSHFDYRPLNTAEYGALFTEARRNRMGDIDRLISAGGLPPAEEAQLNDEKELLALQIDQLDLGASDINWLKRVVPRNAATHNIQASVSGGSNQTSYYLSFGKFSEESAVGLGRLDRYTGKLALTQKVNRWLKAGADISVSKVKRDGIFEAMGAAIKARPDTPDSLKKTGAGAWDYSYGYQEHPLGALHTYHKNLRETWNYTGNFFAEATFSKNFSLRSMIAGSRSEDEQEYFMSPFSYQGQATSGNYTSEGNKGLRYTLNNVLSYRFNYAKLHADVLLGQEFTGNQYRTAAYNYQGFPLIEALWQPGNAAVATNFYASGNRFYEEYSESYFLRSNMNWEGKYLLSFSLRRDGTSKLSNNRYAWFPAVSGGWIISDEAFLKGNPLLSYLKVRTSYGITGNIRPIGLYDTRDLANSVLYLNEPALRLHTMLGNPDLKWERTRQHDIGLETRFFNNRLSITAEYYVKKTDGLLTSRQIPFSSGGFVSQRVNVGAMTNRGVDLAVSLASRPGNFHWEVSAVANINRNKVTELRDSIMGYGIYFAGGPQGYVQIGQPLGLLQLYNSLGVDPQTGDLVYEDRDKNGIINQKDMVYVPVAQPKASGGFTIDLGWKNFSLNTQLAFTLGNKIYNFSEQVYRNYDYDIYTGVVNNKPTWVLDRWQKPGDRSYYPRAVVGPHGAGQTTDWNVQPSTHYLFSGSYLRCRNITFAYNLPSALIGKAGMQQVRLYAAAQNVFTVKDKRLLANDPEQMIETGMQQDVAPLPRTFSAGIDLRF; via the coding sequence ATGCGTATTTCGTTCCTTGCATTTTTCCTGGTCGTATTATCCGTACAGCTGCTGCCCGCCGCCTCTGCGAGCGCACAGCGGCTGCGCGACCAGGTGGTGCAGCTACCGCTGAAAGATGAGTCGCTGCTGGGCGCTTTCAAAAAAATCGAAAGCCAGACGGGATTCCGCTTCATGTACCGTAAATCGGACGTGCGCCACATCCTGCACCTCAACATGCCGGCCGGCCAACAATACCTGGCCGACGTGCTGGAGCACCTGCTCGCGCCCAATGCCCTCACCTTCCGGCAGGTCGATAACCGCATTCTCATAGAGCCCGCCGCCACGATCAAACCGGCGGCCGCTGCGGCCGACAGCACAACTTCCGTTACCGGCCGCGTAACCGGCGACGACGGCAACCCCGTGATCGGGGCCACCGTGATCGTAAAAGGCACCCGCAAAGGCGCCATCACCAATGAAGACGGGCAGTTCACCATCCGTGAAGTTCGGGAAAAAGCGGTGCTCGTGGTCACTTCCCTGGGGTACCGGCAAATGGAATTTCCCGTGAACGACCGCGCCTACCTCTCCCTGCAACTGCCCCTGCAAAGTGGCGGCGCGCGGTTGAATGAAGTGGTGGTGGTAGGGTACGGCACACAGCAGAAACGCGAGATTTCCGGTTCCATCGGTAAAGTGGGCGCACTCAAACCGGAAGAAAACATCGTGAGCAATTCCATCTCCGCCCTGCAGGGCCGCGTGGCGGGCCTGCAGATCACCAATACCAGCGCAGAGCCGGGCCGCATGCCCCACTTTTCCATCCGCGGCGTACAAACCACCCAAAGCAATTACACCGGCAGCGGCAACAACCCGCTGATCGTGGTAGACGGGCTGGTGATCGACGCGGGGCCGGAAGGGGAAAACGCCAACTTCAGCATGTTCAACCTCAACCCGCAGGACATTGCCTCCATCGAAGTACTGAAAGACGCCGCCTCCGCCGCCATCTACGGCGCGCGCGGCGCACAGGGCGTGATCATGATCACCACCAAAAAAGGCACCTTCGGCGCCAAACCGGTAGTCACCATCAACAGTTACGCCGGCACCACCCGCTCCCACTTCGACTACCGCCCCCTCAACACCGCGGAATACGGCGCGCTCTTCACCGAAGCACGGCGGAACCGGATGGGCGACATCGACCGCCTCATCAGCGCAGGCGGCCTTCCTCCCGCCGAAGAAGCACAGCTCAACGACGAAAAAGAACTGCTGGCGCTGCAGATCGATCAGCTCGATTTAGGCGCCTCCGACATTAACTGGTTGAAACGCGTGGTGCCCCGCAACGCGGCCACCCACAACATCCAGGCGAGCGTGAGCGGCGGCAGCAACCAGACGAGCTATTATCTTTCTTTCGGGAAATTCAGCGAAGAATCCGCCGTAGGCCTCGGACGCCTCGACCGGTACACCGGCAAGCTCGCCCTCACCCAGAAAGTGAACCGCTGGCTGAAAGCGGGCGCGGATATCAGCGTATCGAAGGTGAAGCGCGACGGTATTTTCGAAGCCATGGGCGCCGCCATCAAAGCGCGGCCGGACACGCCGGACTCCCTCAAAAAAACAGGCGCCGGTGCATGGGACTATTCATACGGTTACCAGGAACATCCCCTGGGCGCGCTGCATACATACCATAAAAACCTCAGGGAAACCTGGAACTATACCGGCAACTTTTTCGCGGAAGCCACCTTCAGCAAAAACTTCTCCCTGCGCTCTATGATCGCTGGCTCGCGGAGTGAAGACGAGCAGGAGTATTTTATGTCGCCTTTCAGCTACCAGGGTCAGGCCACCAGCGGCAACTACACCAGCGAAGGCAACAAGGGCCTGCGTTACACGCTCAACAACGTGCTCAGCTACCGCTTCAATTATGCGAAGCTGCATGCGGACGTGCTGCTGGGCCAGGAGTTCACCGGTAACCAGTACCGCACCGCGGCCTACAATTACCAGGGCTTCCCGCTGATCGAAGCGTTATGGCAGCCGGGCAATGCTGCCGTTGCGACGAACTTCTATGCGTCCGGTAACCGCTTTTACGAAGAATATTCGGAATCCTACTTCCTGCGTTCGAACATGAACTGGGAGGGCAAATACCTGTTGAGCTTCAGCCTCCGCCGCGACGGCACCAGCAAACTCTCCAACAACCGCTACGCCTGGTTCCCCGCCGTTTCCGGCGGCTGGATCATTTCAGACGAAGCGTTCCTGAAAGGCAACCCGCTGCTGAGCTACCTGAAAGTAAGGACCAGCTACGGCATCACCGGCAACATCCGCCCCATCGGCCTGTACGACACCCGCGACCTGGCGAACAGCGTGCTGTATCTCAACGAACCGGCGCTGCGCCTGCATACCATGCTCGGCAATCCCGATCTGAAATGGGAGCGCACGCGGCAGCACGACATCGGCCTCGAAACCCGTTTCTTCAACAACCGCCTCAGTATCACCGCCGAGTACTACGTGAAAAAAACAGACGGCCTGCTCACCAGCCGCCAGATACCTTTTTCCAGCGGCGGGTTCGTGTCGCAGCGCGTGAACGTGGGCGCCATGACCAACCGCGGCGTGGACCTCGCGGTATCGCTCGCCAGCCGGCCGGGTAATTTCCACTGGGAAGTCAGCGCGGTGGCCAACATCAACCGCAATAAAGTGACAGAGCTGCGCGACAGCATCATGGGCTACGGCATTTATTTCGCCGGCGGCCCGCAGGGATATGTGCAGATCGGGCAGCCACTGGGTTTGCTGCAATTGTATAATTCCCTCGGCGTGGACCCGCAAACCGGCGACCTGGTGTATGAAGACCGCGACAAAAACGGCATCATCAACCAGAAAGACATGGTGTATGTGCCCGTAGCGCAGCCCAAAGCCAGCGGCGGCTTCACCATCGACCTCGGCTGGAAAAACTTCAGCCTCAACACCCAGCTGGCCTTTACGCTCGGCAACAAGATCTACAACTTCAGTGAACAGGTGTACCGCAACTACGATTACGACATCTACACCGGGGTGGTAAACAACAAACCCACCTGGGTGCTCGACCGCTGGCAGAAACCCGGCGACCGCAGTTATTATCCGCGGGCTGTGGTAGGGCCGCACGGCGCCGGTCAGACCACCGACTGGAACGTTCAGCCTTCCACCCACTACCTGTTCAGCGGCTCCTATCTGCGCTGCCGCAACATCACCTTTGCATACAACCTGCCATCGGCGCTCATCGGCAAAGCCGGCATGCAACAGGTGCGCCTCTACGCCGCCGCGCAGAACGTATTTACGGTAAAAGACAAACGCCTGCTGGCCAACGACCCGGAGCAGATGATCGAAACGGGCATGCAGCAGGATGTGGCGCCGTTGCCCCGCACATTTTCCGCCGGCATCGACCTGCGTTTCTGA
- a CDS encoding RNA polymerase sigma factor — MYFYRLGNMGATGANTDTDAVLLHRLREGSRDAFNALYDRYWQTVYAAAFKRLGSTDQAKDITQDFFLQLWLKRQDLHILHLPAYIHTAVRNRVLNVLEAEKKFLPFAGLLLEELPGTEGSDALARRNELLQAYHRLVDALPPARQAIFRMKFDEGASSDEIARQLNISRKTVQNQLGKALARLRASLAQVFCWMFV, encoded by the coding sequence ATGTATTTTTATCGGTTAGGCAACATGGGGGCAACAGGCGCAAATACAGACACGGATGCAGTATTGCTGCATAGACTGAGAGAAGGCAGCAGGGATGCCTTCAACGCCCTCTATGACCGTTACTGGCAAACCGTGTATGCGGCCGCCTTCAAACGTCTGGGCAGCACCGACCAGGCTAAAGACATTACCCAGGATTTCTTTTTACAGTTATGGCTGAAGCGGCAGGACCTGCACATTCTCCACCTGCCGGCCTATATCCACACCGCGGTGCGCAACCGTGTTTTAAATGTACTGGAGGCGGAAAAGAAGTTTCTGCCTTTCGCCGGTCTGCTGCTGGAGGAATTGCCCGGCACGGAGGGCAGCGACGCGTTGGCGAGGCGCAACGAACTGCTGCAGGCGTATCACCGGCTGGTGGATGCCCTGCCGCCTGCACGCCAGGCGATTTTCCGGATGAAGTTCGACGAGGGCGCCAGCTCCGACGAGATCGCGCGGCAGCTGAACATTTCCCGCAAAACGGTGCAGAACCAGCTGGGGAAGGCATTAGCCAGGTTGCGGGCTTCACTGGCGCAGGTGTTCTGCTGGATGTTTGTCTGA